The DNA segment GCTACGCGAAGATCTTCGTGAGCGTGCTAGGGAGTTCGACCGAGAAGGACCTCGCGCTGAAGGTGCTGCGACAGGCCCGCAGGTTCATCCGAGGCCACCTCGCCCGCTGCCTCGATCTCAGGGTCGCGCCGGAGATCACGTTCGGGCTCGACGAGTCCGCAGAGAACTACCTGCGCATCGACGGAGTCCTTAAGCAGATCCACGAGGAAGAGCGCGATCGAAGCTCGGACGCCCCGGACGGGGGCTCGGAGCGCGGGGCCGCGTGACGGGGGGGGCGGCGCCGGGCGTTCTCTGCGCGTCGTCTCGCCGCGGGCGATCGTCCGCCGCGCGGCGCCGCCTTGCGCGCGCATCGGAGGCCGGGTGGACCGCGTGCTGGTGATCAGGAAGCCGCCGGGGCTGACGTCGCACGACGTCGTGGAGCGGATCAGGCGCTCGTCGCGGGAGCGCAGGGTGGGACACGCCGGAACGCTCGACCCCTCGGCCACGGGTCTTCTCCTCGTGCTCGTTGGCCGCGCGACACGGCTCGCGCAGTTCCTGGCCGATGCCGAGAAGGAGTACCGCGGGCACATGCTGCTCGGTCGGATCACGGACACGCAGGACCTGACGGGCCGCGTGCTCGAGGAGCGCCCATGCGACGGGGTGACCCGCGAGCGCGTGGAGCGGGCCTTCGAGGGGTTCACCGGGCACATCCAGCAGGTCCCGCCGATGGTCTCGGCGCTCAAGCACCAGGGGACGCCGCTCTACGCGCTCGCCCGCAAGGGCATCACCGTCGAGCGGGCGCCGCGGTCGGTGCTCGTGAGACGTCTGGGGCTTCTTGCGTTCGATCCTCCGGACGTTGAGTTCGAGGTCGTGTGCTCGAAGGGCACGTACGTGCGGACGCTTGCGGCCGACGTGGGCGAGGTTCTCGGCTGCGGCGCGTGTCTTGGGGAGCTCGAGCGGCGCCGGATCGGGCGGTTCACGATGGACGCCGCGCTGGCGCTGGGAGACGTCGAGGCCCTGGGAAGGGACGTGGCGGTCTTTGGATGCTCCATGTTCGACGCGCTGGCAGACCTGCCCTCGCTGACGGTCGACGGCAACGAGGCCGCGCTGCTCGCGACCGGAGGGAGCATCCGGGTGTCGCCGGAGAGGGTCCAGGCGGCGCCCGGGGGCCACGTCCGCGTCACGCGCAACGGCGCGGAGCTGCTTGCCGTCGGGCGCGTGGACGCCGCGCCGCACGGTGGGCCGGGGGATGCTGCGATCCACCCGATCCGCGTGTTCGAGGAGGTCTGAGGGGGCGCTCCGCATGCGAGTGGTCCGGTCGTTCGAGGAGCTGAACGCCGTCGTGCCGGGAGCGCTCTCGGCCACCGTCGGCAACTTCGACGGCTTCCACCTGGGGCACGCGGCTGTGGCGGCGGAGCTCCTCTCGGCGGCGCGGCGGCGCGGGACGCCGGCCGTCCTCGTGACCTTCGAGCCGCACCCGCTCACCGTGGTCGGCGCGCCGGGTGCGGCGTTCGTCCTCACCCCGTCTGAGGAGAAGGCCGGCCTGGTGGCAGAGGCGGAGCTCGACGCGATGGTGGTGCACCCGTTCGACGCGTCCGTGGCGGCGATGTCGGGGCGCGACTTCCTGTCGGCGCTCTCGCGCGGGCGGTTGGCGCACCTCGTGCTCGGGTACGACTTTCGGATGGGGAGCGGCCGGGCCTGCGACGTCGCCGGGTTGACCGCGATCACCGGAGAGATGGGGTGCACCCTTGAGGTCGTGGCGGCGGTCCGCCGCGACGGGGTTCCGATCTCGAGCTCGAGGGTCCGGGACGCGCTCTGGACGAAGCGCCCGGAGGAGGCCGCGGCGATGCTGGGCCGCCCGTACCGACTGAAGGGCCGTGTGGCGCGGGGGGAGGGCGTCGGGTCGGCCCTGGGCTTCCCGACGGCGAACCTCGAGCCGCCGTGCGAGAAGCTGGTCCCTCACGACGGGGTGTACCGCGCGCGCGTGCGCGACGAGCGGCGGGCGGGCGCGCTCCTGTACGTGGGGCGGAGGCCGACGCTCGGAACCGGAGAGCGGCGCATCGAGGTGCACGTGCCCGGCTGGGACGGCCTGCCCTATGGAGGTGAACTCGAGGTGGAGGTGCTGGCCTTCGTCCGTGAAGACAGGGCCTTCCGGAGCGCCGAGGAGCTGGCGAACCAGATCGCGAGAGACGTCGCTGAGAACCTGAAGGCCCCGGCAGGTTCGGCCGGGACCTCCTGAGCCGGCGCCGTTTTTGCCTTTGACAGGCCACGGGGCCTGTGCTAGCTTCGCCACATTCGGAATGCGCATCGAGCGTGCGCGCGGCGAACGGAGGAATCGGACAGTGTCGCTCACGAAGGAAAAGAAGAAGGAGATCGTCAAGCGTTTCGAGACGCACGCCGGTGACACGGGCTCGGCGGAGGTTCAGATCGCGCTTCTGACCGAGCGCATCGAGACCCTCTCCAAGCAC comes from the Candidatus Effluviviaceae Genus I sp. genome and includes:
- the rbfA gene encoding 30S ribosome-binding factor RbfA, translated to MDRKRALRAAEAIQREMGDVLSRRMRDPRLAMMVTVTRVDVSEDLRYAKIFVSVLGSSTEKDLALKVLRQARRFIRGHLARCLDLRVAPEITFGLDESAENYLRIDGVLKQIHEEERDRSSDAPDGGSERGAA
- the ribF gene encoding riboflavin biosynthesis protein RibF; this translates as MRVVRSFEELNAVVPGALSATVGNFDGFHLGHAAVAAELLSAARRRGTPAVLVTFEPHPLTVVGAPGAAFVLTPSEEKAGLVAEAELDAMVVHPFDASVAAMSGRDFLSALSRGRLAHLVLGYDFRMGSGRACDVAGLTAITGEMGCTLEVVAAVRRDGVPISSSRVRDALWTKRPEEAAAMLGRPYRLKGRVARGEGVGSALGFPTANLEPPCEKLVPHDGVYRARVRDERRAGALLYVGRRPTLGTGERRIEVHVPGWDGLPYGGELEVEVLAFVREDRAFRSAEELANQIARDVAENLKAPAGSAGTS
- the truB gene encoding tRNA pseudouridine(55) synthase TruB; translated protein: MDRVLVIRKPPGLTSHDVVERIRRSSRERRVGHAGTLDPSATGLLLVLVGRATRLAQFLADAEKEYRGHMLLGRITDTQDLTGRVLEERPCDGVTRERVERAFEGFTGHIQQVPPMVSALKHQGTPLYALARKGITVERAPRSVLVRRLGLLAFDPPDVEFEVVCSKGTYVRTLAADVGEVLGCGACLGELERRRIGRFTMDAALALGDVEALGRDVAVFGCSMFDALADLPSLTVDGNEAALLATGGSIRVSPERVQAAPGGHVRVTRNGAELLAVGRVDAAPHGGPGDAAIHPIRVFEEV